The following are encoded together in the Bradyrhizobium genosp. L genome:
- a CDS encoding aa3-type cytochrome c oxidase subunit IV, which yields MADHSEVVYTTADGNDYIAHEQTYEGFIKLVKFGSATVAIILILMAYFLV from the coding sequence ATGGCAGACCATAGCGAAGTGGTTTACACGACCGCCGACGGCAACGATTACATTGCGCACGAGCAGACCTATGAAGGGTTCATCAAGCTCGTCAAATTCGGCTCCGCCACCGTCGCCATCATCCTCATCCTGATGGCCTATTTCCTGGTCTGA
- a CDS encoding cupin domain-containing protein — protein sequence MLSAKSDVQVDTAEVRVTEWRLAPGSATGHHTHEMDYVIVPITAGEMTIVAPNGERSKAQLGAGKSYFRKAGVQHDVLNETTSEIVFLEVELKP from the coding sequence ATGCTCAGCGCCAAATCGGACGTCCAGGTGGATACGGCGGAGGTCCGCGTGACCGAATGGCGGCTGGCGCCGGGCAGCGCCACCGGCCACCACACCCATGAGATGGACTACGTCATCGTGCCGATCACGGCGGGCGAAATGACGATCGTGGCGCCGAACGGCGAGCGCTCGAAGGCGCAGCTTGGTGCCGGCAAGTCCTATTTCCGGAAGGCCGGCGTCCAGCACGACGTGCTCAACGAGACCACGAGCGAGATCGTGTTCCTCGAGGTCGAGCTCAAGCCGTGA
- a CDS encoding Re/Si-specific NAD(P)(+) transhydrogenase subunit alpha produces MKIAVAKEIDPSEPRVAASPDTIKKFKALGAEVAVEPGAGVKSGLPDSEFTAAGATVSADALKDADIIIKVKRPEASELGHYKRGALVIAIMDPYGNEAALKTIADAGVSAFAMELMPRITRAQVMDVLSSQANLAGYRAVIEGAEAFGRAFPMMMTAAGTVPAAKVFVMGVGVAGLQAIATARRLGAIVTATDVRPATKEQVESLGAKFLAVEDEEFKNAQTAGGYAKEMSREYQAKQAALTAEHIKKQDIVITTALIPGRPAPKLVSGEMVKSMKPGSVLVDLAVERGGNVEGAKPGEVVETDGIKIVGYTNVAGRVAASASSLYARNLFSFIETMVDKASKALAVNWDDELVKATALTKDGAVIHPNFQSK; encoded by the coding sequence ATGAAGATTGCCGTTGCCAAGGAAATCGATCCGTCCGAGCCGCGCGTTGCGGCCTCGCCCGACACGATCAAGAAGTTCAAGGCGCTGGGCGCCGAGGTCGCCGTCGAGCCGGGCGCCGGCGTCAAGTCCGGCCTGCCTGATTCGGAATTCACCGCGGCGGGTGCCACGGTCTCCGCCGACGCGCTCAAGGACGCCGACATCATCATCAAGGTGAAGCGGCCCGAGGCCTCGGAACTTGGCCACTACAAGCGCGGCGCGCTCGTCATCGCGATCATGGACCCGTATGGCAACGAGGCCGCGCTGAAGACGATCGCCGACGCCGGCGTTTCCGCCTTCGCGATGGAATTGATGCCGCGCATCACCCGCGCCCAGGTGATGGACGTGCTGTCCTCGCAGGCCAACCTCGCCGGCTACCGTGCCGTGATCGAAGGCGCGGAGGCGTTCGGCCGCGCCTTCCCGATGATGATGACCGCGGCCGGCACCGTTCCAGCCGCCAAGGTGTTCGTGATGGGCGTCGGCGTCGCCGGCCTGCAGGCGATCGCGACCGCGCGGCGGCTGGGCGCGATCGTCACCGCGACCGACGTGCGGCCCGCCACCAAGGAACAGGTCGAATCGCTCGGCGCCAAATTCCTCGCCGTCGAGGACGAGGAGTTCAAGAACGCGCAGACCGCCGGCGGCTACGCCAAGGAGATGTCCAGGGAGTACCAGGCCAAGCAGGCCGCGCTCACCGCCGAGCACATCAAGAAGCAGGACATCGTGATCACCACGGCGCTGATTCCCGGCCGTCCGGCGCCCAAGCTGGTGTCGGGCGAGATGGTGAAATCGATGAAGCCCGGCTCCGTGCTGGTCGATCTCGCGGTCGAGCGCGGCGGCAATGTCGAGGGTGCGAAACCCGGCGAGGTCGTCGAGACCGACGGCATCAAGATCGTCGGCTACACCAACGTCGCCGGCCGCGTCGCCGCCTCGGCGTCCAGTCTTTACGCACGCAACCTGTTCTCGTTCATCGAGACCATGGTCGACAAGGCCAGCAAGGCGCTCGCGGTCAATTGGGACGACGAACTGGTGAAGGCCACCGCGCTGACCAAGGACGGCGCCGTCATCCATCCCAACTTCCAGTCGAAATAA
- the rpsU gene encoding 30S ribosomal protein S21, producing the protein MQVLVRDNNVDQALKALKKKMQREGIFREMKLRGHYEKPSEKKAREKAEAVRRARKLARKKLQREGLLPMKPKPVFGAGPGGDRGAGGRGGPGAGRPPR; encoded by the coding sequence GTGCAGGTTCTCGTCCGCGATAACAATGTCGACCAAGCCCTCAAGGCGCTGAAGAAGAAGATGCAGCGCGAGGGTATTTTCCGCGAGATGAAGCTCCGCGGCCATTACGAAAAGCCCTCCGAGAAGAAGGCCCGCGAAAAGGCCGAAGCCGTGCGCCGCGCACGCAAGCTGGCGCGCAAGAAGCTGCAGCGCGAAGGCCTGCTGCCGATGAAGCCGAAGCCGGTGTTCGGCGCCGGTCCGGGCGGCGATCGTGGCGCCGGTGGCCGTGGCGGTCCGGGCGCTGGTCGCCCGCCGCGCTGA
- a CDS encoding proton-translocating transhydrogenase family protein produces MEHIAQAVDPFVFRLSIFVLAVFVGYFVVWSVTPALHTPLMSVTNAISSVIVVGALLAVGVGMVSSGSGWARGFGFVALIFACVNIFGGFLVTQRMLAMYKKKAK; encoded by the coding sequence ATGGAGCATATCGCGCAGGCCGTGGATCCCTTCGTGTTCCGGCTATCGATTTTCGTCCTTGCCGTGTTCGTCGGCTATTTCGTGGTGTGGTCGGTGACGCCGGCCCTGCATACGCCGCTGATGAGCGTCACCAACGCGATCTCTTCGGTGATCGTGGTCGGCGCGCTGCTCGCGGTCGGCGTCGGCATGGTGTCGAGCGGCTCGGGCTGGGCGCGCGGCTTCGGCTTCGTCGCGCTGATCTTCGCCTGCGTGAACATCTTCGGCGGCTTCCTCGTCACCCAGCGCATGCTGGCGATGTACAAGAAGAAAGCCAAGTAA
- the purE gene encoding 5-(carboxyamino)imidazole ribonucleotide mutase — protein sequence MTAPIAIIMGSQSDWETMRHAAETLAALNVACETRIVSAHRTPDRLYAFAKGAQAAGHKVIIAGAGGAAHLPGMTAALTELPVFGVPVESKALSGVDSLYSIVQMPAGVPVGTLAIGKAGAINAALLAASVLALNDPALAVRLAAWRKQQTDAIKDRPEGSA from the coding sequence ATGACCGCCCCGATCGCCATCATCATGGGAAGCCAGTCCGATTGGGAGACCATGCGCCATGCCGCCGAAACGCTGGCTGCGCTCAATGTCGCCTGCGAAACTCGGATCGTGTCCGCCCACCGCACCCCCGACCGGCTCTATGCCTTTGCCAAGGGCGCCCAGGCCGCAGGCCACAAGGTGATCATCGCCGGCGCCGGCGGCGCGGCGCATCTGCCCGGCATGACGGCCGCGCTGACCGAGCTGCCGGTGTTCGGCGTCCCCGTCGAATCCAAGGCGCTGTCCGGCGTCGATTCGCTCTATTCGATCGTGCAGATGCCGGCCGGCGTCCCGGTCGGCACGCTCGCGATCGGCAAGGCCGGCGCGATCAATGCCGCGCTGCTCGCCGCGAGCGTGCTCGCGCTCAACGATCCCGCTTTGGCGGTCCGGCTGGCCGCCTGGCGCAAGCAGCAGACCGACGCGATCAAGGATCGTCCGGAGGGCTCGGCGTGA
- a CDS encoding M3 family oligoendopeptidase: MTSRSKSAVNKPALRKQSVQRRPATGKPASNAAGKTGKLPEWNLADLYAGIDAPDVARDLAKMDADCVAFETDYKGKLAENTAGEAGGKWLAEAIRRYEAIDDLAGRLGSYAGLVHAGDSVDPAISKFYGDVSERLTAASVHLLFFSLELNRVDDDVIERAMAEPALGHYRPWIEDLRKDKPYQLEDRVEQLFHEKAQSGYAAWNRLFDQTISGLRFKLAGKELAIEPTLNLLQDKAGDKRKAAAQALAKTFKDNERTFALVTNTLAKDKEISDRWRGFQDVADARHLNNRVEREVVDALVASVRAAYPKLSHRYYALKAGWFKKKKLPHWDRNAPLPFAATGTIAWPEARNMVLSAYRGFSPRMADIAERFFVDRWIDAPVRPGKAPGAFSHPTTPSAHPYVLMNYQGKPRDVMTLAHELGHGVHQVLAARNGALMAPTPLTLAETASVFGEMLTFRRLLSQTKSAKQRQALLAGKVEDMINTVVRQIAFYTFERAVHTERRNGELTAERLGQIWLSVQGESLGPAIEIKPGYETFWMYIPHFIHSPFYVYAYAFGDCLVNSLYAVYEHASDGFAERYLDMLAAGGTKHYSELLRPFGLDAKDPKFWDGGLSVISGMIDELEAMG, encoded by the coding sequence ATGACCTCGCGCTCCAAATCCGCTGTCAACAAGCCCGCCCTCCGCAAGCAATCCGTGCAACGCAGACCGGCCACCGGAAAGCCGGCGAGCAACGCGGCCGGCAAGACGGGCAAGCTGCCCGAATGGAATCTGGCGGATCTCTACGCCGGCATCGACGCGCCGGATGTCGCGCGCGACTTGGCGAAGATGGATGCAGATTGCGTCGCGTTTGAGACCGACTACAAGGGCAAGCTGGCCGAAAATACCGCCGGCGAAGCCGGCGGCAAATGGCTGGCCGAGGCGATCAGGCGCTACGAGGCGATCGACGACCTCGCCGGCCGGCTCGGCTCCTATGCCGGCCTCGTTCATGCCGGCGACAGCGTCGATCCCGCGATCTCGAAATTCTACGGCGACGTGTCCGAGCGGCTGACCGCGGCCTCGGTCCACCTGCTGTTCTTCTCGCTCGAGCTCAATCGCGTTGACGATGATGTGATCGAGCGCGCGATGGCCGAGCCCGCGCTCGGTCATTACCGGCCGTGGATCGAGGACCTGCGCAAGGACAAGCCGTACCAGCTCGAGGATCGCGTCGAGCAGCTGTTTCACGAGAAGGCGCAGAGCGGCTATGCGGCCTGGAATCGGCTGTTCGACCAGACCATCTCCGGCCTGCGCTTCAAGCTCGCCGGCAAGGAGCTCGCGATCGAGCCGACGCTGAACCTGTTGCAGGACAAGGCGGGCGACAAGCGCAAGGCGGCGGCGCAGGCGCTGGCCAAGACCTTCAAGGACAATGAGCGCACCTTTGCGCTGGTCACCAACACGCTCGCCAAGGACAAGGAGATCTCCGACCGCTGGCGCGGATTCCAGGACGTCGCCGACGCCCGCCATCTCAACAACCGCGTCGAGCGCGAGGTGGTGGATGCGCTGGTCGCCTCGGTGCGCGCGGCCTATCCGAAGCTGTCGCATCGTTACTACGCGCTGAAGGCGGGCTGGTTCAAAAAGAAGAAGCTGCCGCACTGGGACCGCAACGCGCCGCTGCCGTTCGCGGCGACCGGCACCATCGCCTGGCCCGAGGCGCGCAACATGGTGCTGTCGGCCTATCGCGGCTTCTCGCCGCGGATGGCCGATATCGCCGAGCGCTTCTTCGTCGACCGCTGGATCGATGCGCCGGTGCGGCCCGGCAAGGCGCCGGGCGCGTTCTCGCATCCGACCACGCCGTCGGCGCACCCCTACGTGCTGATGAACTACCAGGGCAAGCCGCGCGACGTCATGACGCTCGCCCATGAACTCGGCCACGGCGTGCACCAGGTGCTGGCGGCCAGGAACGGCGCGCTGATGGCGCCGACGCCGCTGACCTTGGCGGAGACCGCGAGCGTGTTCGGCGAGATGCTGACCTTCAGGCGGCTGTTGTCGCAGACCAAGAGCGCCAAGCAGCGCCAGGCGCTGCTCGCCGGCAAGGTCGAGGACATGATCAACACCGTGGTGCGGCAGATCGCGTTCTATACCTTCGAGCGCGCGGTGCATACCGAGCGCAGGAACGGCGAGCTCACCGCCGAACGGCTCGGCCAGATCTGGCTCAGCGTGCAGGGCGAAAGCCTCGGGCCCGCGATCGAGATCAAGCCGGGCTACGAGACGTTCTGGATGTACATCCCGCACTTCATCCATTCGCCGTTCTACGTCTATGCCTACGCATTCGGCGACTGCCTGGTGAACTCGCTCTATGCGGTCTACGAGCACGCCTCGGATGGTTTCGCCGAGCGCTATCTCGACATGCTCGCCGCCGGCGGCACCAAGCACTATTCGGAGCTCTTGAGGCCGTTCGGGCTCGACGCCAAGGATCCCAAATTCTGGGACGGCGGCCTGTCGGTCATATCAGGGATGATCGACGAGCTGGAGGCGATGGGCTGA
- a CDS encoding calcium:proton antiporter, whose protein sequence is MSAHGPMPRSAWLYPILAMALFAAVTASGYAFAPSPGGWLFALVLLVILFGTVFAAVHHAEMIAERIGEPFGTLLLTLAVTIIEVALIATIMLGDTPAPTLARDTVFAVVMIVCNGLVGLCIFIGGLRYREQDFQITGANLYLSVLFVLATITLAMPNFTLSAPGPVYSTAQLIVVSIVTVLLYAVFLYTQAIRHRDYFVSGADGAAEHGEVLSNRELAVSIALLLLALLAVVLLAKKFSIVVDVVTAKIGAPPAFAGVVVALLILLPESVAAAAAARKNDLQKSINLALGSSIATIGLTVPAVAIAAYALDKQLVLGLSNQHMLILLLTFMVSMLTFGTGRTNILFGLVHMVVFAVFVFMVFVP, encoded by the coding sequence ATGAGTGCACACGGACCGATGCCGCGGTCGGCCTGGCTGTATCCGATCCTCGCAATGGCGCTGTTTGCGGCGGTCACCGCCTCGGGCTACGCCTTCGCGCCGTCGCCCGGCGGCTGGCTGTTCGCGCTCGTCCTGCTGGTGATCCTGTTCGGCACCGTGTTCGCGGCGGTCCATCACGCCGAAATGATCGCCGAGCGGATCGGCGAGCCGTTCGGCACGCTGCTGCTGACGCTCGCGGTCACCATCATCGAGGTGGCGCTGATCGCGACCATCATGCTCGGCGACACGCCGGCGCCGACGCTGGCGCGCGATACGGTGTTTGCGGTGGTGATGATCGTCTGCAACGGCCTGGTCGGTCTGTGCATCTTCATCGGCGGCCTCAGATACCGCGAGCAGGACTTCCAGATCACCGGCGCGAACCTCTATCTCAGCGTCCTGTTCGTGCTCGCGACCATCACGCTGGCGATGCCGAACTTCACGTTGAGCGCGCCCGGGCCGGTCTACTCGACGGCCCAGCTCATCGTGGTGAGCATCGTCACCGTGCTGCTCTATGCGGTGTTCCTCTACACCCAGGCGATCCGCCACCGGGATTACTTCGTGAGCGGCGCCGACGGAGCGGCCGAGCATGGCGAGGTGTTGTCCAATCGCGAGCTGGCGGTCAGCATCGCGCTTCTGCTGCTGGCGCTGCTGGCGGTGGTGCTGCTGGCCAAGAAGTTCTCCATCGTGGTCGACGTCGTCACCGCCAAGATCGGGGCGCCGCCGGCCTTCGCGGGCGTCGTGGTCGCGCTGCTGATCCTGCTGCCGGAGAGCGTCGCGGCCGCCGCGGCGGCACGCAAGAACGATCTGCAGAAGAGCATCAACCTGGCGCTCGGCTCGTCGATCGCCACCATCGGGCTGACGGTTCCCGCGGTGGCGATCGCAGCCTATGCGCTCGACAAGCAGCTCGTGCTCGGCCTCAGCAACCAGCATATGCTGATCCTGCTGTTGACCTTCATGGTCAGCATGCTCACCTTCGGCACCGGCCGCACCAACATCCTGTTCGGGCTCGTGCACATGGTGGTGTTCGCGGTGTTCGTGTTCATGGTGTTCGTGCCGTAG
- the aqpZ gene encoding aquaporin Z has protein sequence MEMKKYAAELIGTFWLTFAGCGSAVIAAGFPQVGIGLVGVSLAFGLSVVTMAYAIGHISGCHLNPAVTVGLAAGGRFPGGQILPYIIAQVAGAIIAAWLLYVIASGAPGFDVGKGFASNGYDAHSPGGYSMMVCFITELVMTMMFLFIIMGSTHGKAPAGFAPLAIGLALVMIHLVSIPVTNTSVNPARSTGPALFVGGWATAQLWLFWVAPLIGGALGGVIYRWLSDEPTGVVAGVKTA, from the coding sequence ATGGAGATGAAGAAATATGCTGCCGAACTCATCGGCACCTTCTGGTTGACCTTCGCCGGCTGCGGCAGCGCGGTGATTGCGGCCGGGTTTCCGCAGGTCGGGATCGGCCTGGTCGGCGTGTCACTGGCGTTCGGGCTGAGCGTGGTCACGATGGCCTACGCCATCGGCCACATCTCGGGTTGCCATCTGAACCCGGCCGTGACGGTCGGGCTCGCAGCGGGCGGCCGCTTTCCGGGCGGCCAGATCCTGCCTTACATCATCGCCCAGGTCGCGGGTGCGATCATCGCGGCGTGGCTGCTCTATGTCATCGCCAGCGGCGCGCCGGGCTTCGACGTCGGCAAGGGCTTTGCCTCGAACGGCTACGATGCCCACTCGCCGGGCGGGTACAGCATGATGGTGTGCTTCATCACCGAGTTGGTGATGACCATGATGTTCCTGTTCATCATCATGGGATCGACCCACGGCAAAGCGCCGGCGGGTTTCGCGCCGCTCGCCATCGGGCTCGCGCTGGTGATGATCCACCTCGTCAGCATCCCCGTGACCAACACCTCGGTCAACCCGGCGCGCAGCACCGGACCGGCGCTGTTCGTCGGCGGCTGGGCGACCGCGCAGCTCTGGCTGTTCTGGGTCGCGCCCCTGATCGGCGGCGCGCTCGGCGGGGTGATCTATCGCTGGCTCAGCGACGAGCCGACAGGCGTGGTCGCCGGCGTCAAGACGGCGTGA
- a CDS encoding alpha/beta hydrolase yields MHLALTILKWLLIVVAVAYLGGLAWLYVKQREMLFPVPPVGRTAPAAAGLPDAEEQVLATADGEKVIVWHVPAKPGRPVVLFFPGNGDFLAGRVARFKGITADGTGLVALSYRGYAGSSGSPSEQGLLQDAAAAYAFASARYSADRIVVWGFSLGTGVAVAIAATHPVGKLILEAPYTSTVDVAAALFPYAPVRLLMRDPFHSDRRIAAVTAPLLIMHGTSDPVIPLVFGKRLFSLAHEPKQLVRFPGGGHDNLDDFGAMETARQFIDAPRG; encoded by the coding sequence ATGCATCTGGCCCTGACGATCCTGAAATGGCTTCTGATCGTCGTGGCCGTCGCCTATCTCGGCGGCCTGGCCTGGCTGTACGTCAAGCAGCGCGAGATGCTGTTTCCGGTCCCGCCGGTCGGGCGGACCGCGCCTGCCGCCGCAGGGCTGCCAGATGCCGAAGAGCAGGTCCTTGCCACCGCCGACGGCGAGAAGGTCATCGTCTGGCACGTCCCGGCGAAACCGGGCCGGCCCGTGGTACTGTTCTTTCCCGGCAACGGCGATTTCCTCGCCGGCCGCGTCGCGCGCTTCAAGGGCATCACGGCCGACGGCACCGGGCTGGTCGCGCTGTCCTACCGCGGCTATGCCGGCTCGAGCGGATCTCCGAGCGAGCAGGGCCTGCTGCAGGATGCCGCGGCGGCCTATGCCTTCGCCAGCGCGCGCTATAGCGCCGACCGGATCGTGGTCTGGGGTTTCTCGCTCGGCACCGGCGTTGCGGTCGCCATCGCCGCCACGCATCCGGTCGGCAAACTGATCCTGGAGGCACCTTATACCTCGACGGTGGATGTCGCCGCCGCGCTGTTTCCCTATGCGCCGGTCCGCCTCCTGATGCGCGATCCATTCCACTCCGACCGCCGCATCGCGGCCGTCACCGCGCCGCTCCTGATCATGCACGGCACCAGCGATCCGGTGATCCCGCTTGTTTTCGGCAAGCGGCTGTTCAGCCTCGCGCACGAGCCCAAGCAGCTGGTTCGCTTCCCGGGCGGCGGGCACGACAATCTCGACGATTTCGGTGCCATGGAGACGGCGCGGCAATTCATCGACGCGCCAAGAGGCTGA
- a CDS encoding tetratricopeptide repeat protein: MAVPVLRSRLGPAYRQRASHIVVIAVLVGLPLGGCSFDLGSWGSNDKSKTPAPAAEKPADTITAQDIGSAKDHATRGQVLARSGNTDEALAEFDSALAADPYNIQALYGRGLIYQGRGQHQQAVEDFTAASGLSPQKAEPLIGRATSYLALDKAKEAAADLDEAVQADPGSVAAWSARGQAYEKLGDRAKAAASYNRALALRPKDESARSGLARTGG, encoded by the coding sequence ATGGCTGTTCCGGTGCTCCGCTCCCGCCTCGGTCCTGCATATCGCCAGCGTGCGTCGCACATCGTCGTCATTGCCGTGCTCGTCGGGCTGCCGCTGGGCGGGTGCTCCTTCGACCTGGGCTCGTGGGGCTCCAACGACAAATCGAAGACGCCGGCCCCTGCCGCCGAGAAACCGGCCGACACCATCACCGCGCAGGACATCGGCAGCGCCAAGGACCATGCGACACGCGGCCAGGTGCTGGCGCGCTCGGGCAATACCGACGAGGCGCTGGCGGAATTCGATTCTGCACTGGCAGCTGATCCCTACAACATCCAGGCGCTATACGGCCGCGGCCTGATCTACCAGGGCCGGGGCCAGCATCAGCAGGCGGTCGAGGACTTCACCGCGGCCAGCGGACTGTCGCCGCAAAAGGCCGAGCCGCTGATCGGCCGCGCCACCAGCTATCTCGCGCTCGACAAGGCCAAGGAGGCGGCAGCCGACCTGGACGAGGCCGTGCAGGCCGATCCCGGCAGCGTGGCGGCGTGGAGCGCCCGCGGGCAGGCCTACGAGAAACTCGGCGACCGGGCCAAGGCCGCGGCGTCCTACAACCGCGCGCTCGCACTGCGGCCGAAGGACGAGAGCGCGCGCAGCGGACTGGCGCGCACCGGCGGCTGA
- a CDS encoding NAD(P)(+) transhydrogenase (Re/Si-specific) subunit beta, which produces MSANLSAVFYLVAGVLFILALRGLSSPASSRQGNMFGMIGMAIAVGTTLATHPPADGVAWLLVILAVAIGGGIGAVIARRVPMTSMPELVAAFHSLVGMAAVLVAAGAFYAPEAFDIGTPGNIHPQSLVEMSLGVAIGALTFTGSVIAFLKLSARMSGAPIILPFRHAINIVLAVLLVVFIVGLVMSGSALDFWLITIIALALGVLMIIPIGGADMPVVISMLNSYSGWAAAGIGFTLGNSALIITGALVGSSGAILSYIMCHAMNRSFISVILGGFGGETAAAGGGSGEQKPAKLGSADDAAFIMKNAQKVIIVPGYGMAVAQAQHALREMGDILKKEGVEVKYAIHPVAGRMPGHMNVLLAEANVPYDEVFELEDINSEFAQADIAFVIGANDVTNPAAEEDKTSPIYGMPVLQVWKAGTVMFIKRSLASGYAGIDNPLFYRDNTMMLLGDAKKVTENIVKAM; this is translated from the coding sequence ATGAGCGCCAATCTGTCTGCAGTATTCTATCTGGTCGCCGGCGTGCTGTTCATCCTGGCGCTGCGCGGCCTGTCGAGCCCGGCGTCATCGCGCCAGGGCAACATGTTCGGCATGATCGGCATGGCGATCGCGGTCGGCACCACGCTGGCGACCCATCCGCCGGCCGACGGCGTGGCCTGGCTGCTGGTGATCCTGGCGGTCGCGATCGGCGGCGGCATCGGCGCGGTGATCGCCCGCCGGGTGCCGATGACCTCGATGCCCGAGCTGGTCGCCGCGTTCCACTCGCTGGTCGGCATGGCCGCGGTGCTGGTCGCTGCCGGCGCGTTCTATGCGCCGGAAGCCTTCGACATCGGCACGCCCGGCAACATCCATCCGCAGAGCCTGGTGGAAATGTCGCTCGGCGTCGCGATCGGCGCGCTGACGTTTACCGGCTCGGTGATCGCGTTCCTGAAGCTGTCGGCACGGATGAGCGGCGCGCCGATCATCCTGCCGTTCCGCCACGCCATCAACATCGTGCTCGCCGTGCTGCTGGTCGTGTTCATCGTCGGCCTGGTGATGTCGGGCAGCGCGCTCGACTTCTGGCTGATCACGATCATCGCGCTGGCGCTCGGCGTGCTGATGATCATCCCGATCGGCGGCGCCGACATGCCGGTCGTGATCTCGATGCTGAACTCCTATTCCGGCTGGGCCGCGGCCGGCATCGGTTTCACGCTGGGCAACTCGGCGCTGATCATCACCGGCGCGCTGGTCGGCTCCTCCGGCGCGATCCTGTCCTACATCATGTGCCACGCGATGAACCGTTCGTTCATCTCGGTGATCCTCGGCGGCTTCGGCGGCGAGACCGCGGCCGCCGGCGGCGGCTCGGGCGAGCAGAAGCCGGCCAAGCTCGGCTCGGCCGACGATGCCGCGTTCATCATGAAGAACGCGCAGAAGGTCATCATCGTGCCCGGCTACGGCATGGCGGTGGCGCAGGCCCAGCATGCGCTGCGCGAAATGGGCGACATCCTGAAGAAGGAAGGCGTCGAGGTGAAATACGCCATCCACCCGGTGGCGGGCCGCATGCCCGGCCACATGAACGTGTTGCTGGCCGAAGCCAACGTGCCCTATGACGAGGTGTTCGAGCTCGAGGACATCAACTCGGAGTTCGCCCAGGCCGACATCGCCTTCGTGATCGGCGCCAACGACGTCACCAACCCGGCTGCGGAAGAAGACAAGACCTCGCCGATCTACGGCATGCCGGTGCTGCAGGTCTGGAAGGCCGGCACCGTGATGTTCATCAAGCGCTCGCTGGCGTCCGGCTATGCCGGCATCGACAATCCGCTGTTCTACCGCGACAACACCATGATGCTGCTCGGCGACGCCAAGAAGGTCACTGAGAACATCGTCAAGGCGATGTAA
- a CDS encoding 5-(carboxyamino)imidazole ribonucleotide synthase: MTASSAVKLKPGDTIGILGGGQLGRMLALAAARLGLRCQVFSPDPDSPAFDVVQHATCAEYADVEALELFANDVDVVTYEFENVPAATAMVLAARRPVLPAQKILETTQDRLVEKDFVSKLGIGTAGYADVSSAASLRAAIARIGLPAVIKTRRFGYDGKGQAIIRDGDDLDEVWDGLGTKSAILEAFVPFEREISVIAARSAAGAVECFDVTENEHRDHILKISRAPAAIPDELAAQARAIAGKIAAALDYVGVLAVEMFVVSGQGGHAPAVLVNEIAPRVHNSGHWTLDGASISQFEQHIRAIAGWPLGKPVRHGDVTMTNLIGDDILSYEQWLTVPGATVHLYGKGAPRPGRKMGHVTEVTPARKP, translated from the coding sequence GTGACGGCTTCGAGCGCAGTGAAGCTGAAGCCGGGCGACACCATCGGAATCCTCGGCGGCGGCCAATTGGGTCGGATGCTGGCGCTGGCCGCGGCACGCCTCGGGCTCCGCTGCCAGGTGTTCTCGCCCGATCCGGATTCGCCGGCCTTCGACGTGGTGCAGCACGCGACCTGCGCGGAATATGCCGACGTCGAGGCGCTCGAACTGTTCGCCAACGACGTCGATGTCGTTACCTACGAGTTCGAGAACGTGCCGGCGGCCACCGCCATGGTGCTCGCCGCGCGCCGCCCCGTGCTGCCGGCGCAGAAGATCCTCGAGACCACGCAGGACCGGCTGGTCGAAAAGGATTTCGTCAGCAAGCTCGGCATCGGCACGGCCGGCTATGCCGACGTGTCCTCGGCGGCAAGCCTGCGCGCCGCGATCGCGCGCATCGGCCTGCCCGCCGTCATCAAGACCCGCCGCTTCGGCTATGACGGCAAGGGCCAGGCGATCATCCGCGACGGCGATGATCTCGACGAGGTCTGGGACGGCCTCGGCACCAAGTCGGCGATCCTCGAGGCCTTCGTGCCGTTCGAGCGCGAGATCTCGGTGATTGCGGCGCGCTCGGCAGCGGGCGCCGTCGAATGCTTCGACGTCACCGAGAACGAGCATCGCGATCACATCCTGAAGATCTCCCGCGCGCCGGCAGCGATCCCCGACGAGCTCGCAGCCCAGGCGCGGGCGATCGCCGGGAAGATCGCAGCGGCGCTCGACTATGTCGGCGTGCTCGCGGTCGAGATGTTCGTGGTATCCGGCCAAGGCGGCCATGCGCCGGCGGTGCTGGTCAACGAGATCGCGCCGCGCGTGCACAATTCCGGCCACTGGACGCTGGACGGCGCCTCGATCTCGCAGTTCGAACAGCACATCCGCGCCATCGCCGGCTGGCCGCTCGGCAAGCCGGTGCGCCATGGCGATGTCACCATGACCAATCTGATCGGCGACGACATCCTGAGCTACGAGCAGTGGCTCACCGTCCCCGGCGCCACCGTGCATCTCTACGGCAAGGGCGCGCCGCGCCCCGGCCGCAAGATGGGCCACGTCACCGAAGTGACGCCGGCCCGCAAGCCGTAG